The following are encoded together in the Qingshengfaniella alkalisoli genome:
- a CDS encoding glycosyltransferase family 2 protein has product MSKVVTVESVDMPDQPEVSVLLAVHNGARYLESAVRSIMAQTLRNIEIVVVDDCSTDESPDILAQLAAEDSRIRLLRTPRNLRLAGALNYGLDHVRAPYVARMDDDDYSFPERLAIQKAYLDAHPDITLLGSSIEWMDAEGGFMRRSIRSRDSEAVRWSARFSLNVSHPTFMFRRHFPDGTMLQYDTQLHLSEDYELICRLLSAGGKVVCLPDVLLRYRFHSQSVSRKKFRAQVAESRDVGEAFQKRELPADIVEAIGPLRACFFGLAEVTPERLKGCFSGARAMLAHDIATNPSRARWYRRQTTQFVVWALERGGASTRQILLGFLRYAPDLFPALVLRRMETKRLLPKIFDSEPSV; this is encoded by the coding sequence GTGAGTAAGGTCGTGACGGTAGAAAGCGTAGACATGCCAGATCAACCTGAGGTGTCGGTTCTGCTGGCCGTTCATAACGGAGCCCGCTATCTTGAAAGCGCTGTGCGCAGCATCATGGCGCAAACCCTTCGGAACATCGAAATTGTCGTGGTTGATGATTGTTCGACTGATGAAAGTCCCGATATCCTGGCACAGCTTGCAGCGGAAGACTCGCGTATCCGATTGTTGCGGACCCCTCGCAACCTGCGACTTGCGGGGGCTCTCAACTATGGTCTGGATCATGTTCGCGCGCCGTACGTCGCACGGATGGATGACGATGATTATTCGTTTCCCGAACGTTTGGCCATTCAGAAAGCCTATCTGGACGCTCACCCGGACATCACGTTGTTGGGCAGCAGTATCGAATGGATGGATGCCGAGGGCGGCTTTATGCGCCGTTCAATACGTTCACGTGACAGCGAAGCCGTTCGCTGGTCCGCACGCTTCTCGTTGAATGTATCCCATCCGACATTCATGTTCAGGCGCCACTTCCCTGATGGGACGATGTTGCAATATGATACGCAACTGCATCTGTCCGAAGATTACGAATTGATTTGCCGTTTGCTGTCGGCGGGCGGGAAAGTTGTGTGCTTGCCAGATGTGCTGCTTCGATACCGCTTCCACAGCCAATCCGTGTCGCGGAAGAAGTTCAGGGCGCAGGTTGCGGAATCGCGGGATGTTGGCGAGGCCTTCCAAAAACGCGAACTGCCCGCTGACATTGTGGAAGCGATTGGTCCTTTGCGAGCGTGTTTCTTCGGGTTGGCCGAGGTTACGCCTGAACGGCTGAAAGGGTGCTTTTCCGGGGCCCGAGCGATGCTGGCGCATGATATCGCGACCAATCCGTCGCGGGCGCGGTGGTATCGTCGCCAAACGACGCAATTTGTTGTTTGGGCGCTAGAGCGTGGCGGGGCATCCACTCGGCAGATCCTTCTAGGGTTCTTGCGATATGCACCCGATCTGTTTCCGGCCCTGGTGCTTAGACGGATGGAAACCAAACGACTTCTGCCCAAGATCTTCGACAGTGAACCAAGCGTATGA
- a CDS encoding VPLPA-CTERM sorting domain-containing protein translates to MLKFLSIAFAGSVLATSAFAVPLTLGAGHSGDVLPSPLGISNPAYNALHGGVGQAGDSIYVFTDQGDGTYGAPGGLHLGNGTYNITMTYLGSHAGRENSYEFNFGFGTIDFDQSTAIGTAATVEHYSTGDYLDFEFNSVEGGWIDNQGGAESFGPGLVNLAFSEFFVENGHLNILAFFGDGAGDEDHNDFAVRFTVTPVPVPAAGLLLVAGLAGLGGVSRMRRKAA, encoded by the coding sequence ATGCTTAAATTTCTTTCAATAGCGTTTGCAGGCAGCGTGCTGGCAACCAGTGCTTTCGCAGTGCCACTGACACTTGGCGCTGGCCATAGTGGTGATGTCTTGCCTTCTCCGCTTGGTATTTCAAACCCCGCTTACAACGCGCTACATGGCGGTGTAGGTCAGGCAGGCGATTCAATCTATGTCTTCACCGATCAGGGAGACGGTACATACGGTGCGCCGGGTGGTCTGCATCTTGGTAATGGCACATACAACATCACCATGACATATCTCGGGTCGCATGCGGGTCGTGAGAATTCATACGAATTCAACTTCGGGTTCGGTACGATCGACTTTGATCAATCCACCGCGATTGGGACCGCCGCGACCGTCGAGCATTATTCGACCGGCGATTATCTGGATTTCGAATTCAACTCGGTTGAAGGTGGCTGGATCGACAACCAGGGCGGTGCCGAAAGCTTCGGTCCGGGCCTTGTGAACCTTGCCTTCTCCGAGTTCTTCGTCGAAAACGGCCATCTCAACATTCTCGCCTTCTTCGGCGACGGTGCCGGTGATGAAGATCACAATGACTTCGCTGTTCGCTTTACAGTAACTCCCGTTCCGGTTCCGGCTGCCGGGCTTCTGCTGGTCGCAGGTCTTGCCGGACTCGGCGGCGTAAGCCGTATGCGTCGTAAAGCTGCTTGA